The DNA region CGACGGCCGTGGCCGCCCCGTCTCCCACAGCCTGTGCTACCCGCCACGCCACGTGCCTAACGTACATAGCCCCCATGTTCTCCCAAGGATCCGGTAAGGCCACCACCGCCCGGGTCACGTCCGCCGCATCCTCCAGCACCCTGTAACCCCGATCGTCGATGGGCGACCGAACCAGCACCTGCCCCCCACCCGGTCCCAAGGTGAGCGCTACCAGCGACAGCATCTGCTCCACCCCACGGATAAAGGCAGCACTAGCTGCCTCTCCCAGCAGGACACCTCCCGACGTCACCTGCCTTACCCCTCAGTAGGCTTAGTGGAGCGGTAGATCGGGAGCACTGACCTGCCGGCCACATCTAGGCGATAGGTGGGTCGCGGGGGTGAGGGCGCAAAGCACTCCACGGCCTCTACAACTAGCTTGGCGCCCGAGGCCGCCGACGCCGCGGCGAGCGTCTGCTGGGCGATCTTGGCCAGCAGATCGGGCTCGAGGCCGACACGGGCGTTGAGGACGAAGCGGCTAGCTGCTACCTCGTGCGCGCCCGGTGAGCTGTCCCATTGCACCTCTGGAAGCGCATCCAGCAGGCTCGCCCTGTATTGCGCCTCAGCCACCTGCAGGTACAACTTGAGGTGCCCCACAGGCGCCCCCCTCTTCTGGGCCGCTTGCCCGATCGACGTCAGCACCCGCTCCGCCCACCCCTTGAGCTTGTATGGGCCATCGGCGCTGAGGCTCCCGGAGCAGTTGAGCCACCCCAGAGCGGCCTCCGCGGCCGCGTAGCGATCGTAATCCAGGGCGAGATCGCGATCGGCGGCGGTTGTTCCTCCGAGCACGAGCTCGAGCCAGGCATCCACGCTCTCTCCCGTTAGGGCCGAGATGGGCACGCATCGGCTCGCCGGATGGGCGGCTCTCACCTCCCTGAGTACCTCCGGCGCCCTGTAACTCAGCAGGTCGACCTTGTTGATCACCAGCAGCTCAGCCTCCTCAAGCTGCTGCTGGTAGAGGTAGCGGATGTGCTCGGGCAACTTCGAGCTGTCTTTGGTTGGATCTATCAGGACGCTTAGGGGAGCCACCTCTAAACCTGGATGCATCCGCAGGAGGGGGCGAACCACCGTTGCCAGCAGGTCGGTGCAGCTGCCCACGGGCTCGGCCAGCACCACCTGACACCCGAGGGTGAGCTCAGCATGCAGGGCGTTCAGGAGCTCGTCGAAGCGGCAGCAGAAACACCCGCCCGTGACCTCCATCACCGGGACCGACGCCCCTCGCGCCAGCGCTGTGTCCACCAGCTGAGTCCCCTGGTCGTTCGTCACCACCCCCACCTTGAGCCCCCGCCGCTCAAGCTGCCGTGCCGCCCTCAGCAGCAACGTCGTCTTCCCCGCACCCAGGAATCCTCCGACCAGCACGACCCGTCCGCTCATGTGCCACCTCCCATCTCAGCTTCCAGACTGCGCAGGCAAACCACGAGGCTAAACATGCCGTAAACCCCTGGTAGAAAGAACATCAACCCCGAGCTCACCAGCAACAGCAGCACACAGCACCCTACGCAGAGGCTCAGCAGCCCGAGGGTGTACACCACGTGCCGCGAGGCCAACGCCATGGCACCCACGACGGCACGGCGCCACGGCCAGCCCTGGAGGACCAGCAGTGGGAAGCCGTAGGATGCCAGGCACCAAGCTAGGCAGACGCCCACGATGTCCGCCGCCAGCCCCACCCAAGCGATCCCCGCCACCTCCGGTCCCGAGAGCGCTGGCAGCGTCACCAGGAGGGCACACAAGGGGAAGGCGCACACCGCACCCAGCCCGGACGCACGCGCCCACAGCCGCCACGGCCCGGGCACGCACGCTTCGTAGCGGCAGAGCCTGGCCTCGCTCCACAGCAGAAGGGCCCAAGCTGGCGCCACCAGCAGGACCAGCAACGGCAGGCATAGCCACACCCAGCCCCACCAGAGCGTGAGCCACGCGGGCAGCGTGCCCAGCGTGAACGCGAGGCTGAGCACGGCTACACCGGGCAAGTGGTCCCACAGCTCCACGAGCGCCTCGTGCCACCAGGATGTGGGTTGGGGTGCCCAGATCTTATCAGTCCTGAGAGCCTTCATCCCTTCATCCCCGAGAACGCTATCCCCCTGATGATGAACCGTTGCGCCAGCAGAAACACCACCAGGATCGGTAGGATGGACAGCATGATGCCCGCGAGCACGTGCGCTCGGTTGCCCATCCCCATGTATCCCTGCAGCGTGACGATCGCGATCGGCAGGGTGAACTTGTCCCAGGACCGCAAGAAGATCAGGGGGCCGAAGAAATTGTTCCAGGATCCCAGGAAGGTAAATATGCCCAGCGCCGAGAGCGCTGGGCCCACAAGCGGCAGCATTATCTGGAAGAATATCCGGAAGAATGAGGCTCCATCGATCTTGGCCGCGTCCATCAGCTCCTGCGGTAGCGTCATGAAGTGCTGGCGCAGCAGGAACACGATGGAGATAACCGTTGCGAAGAACGCCGTCGGGGTGATCAGGGGTAGGGTGATGTGGCGCACCAGCTGTAGGCGATTGGCACCATCCACCTTCGCTGCCTCGTACAGCTCGTCGGGAATGCCCTGCAACCCGGCCAGGTACAGCACCATTAGGTAGCCACAACTCTTCCACACATCGTACAGGATAACCGAGACCAGCGCCAGGTGAGGATCGGTTAGCCACGGTAGAGGGGCCAGACCCAGCTGCTGCAGGATGTAGTTCAGCACTCCTCTATCCTGTGACAGGATGAACCTCCACACCAACGCAAGCGACGCGGTAGTGGTCAGGACGGGAAAGAACAGCGCCGTTCGCAGCAGATAGCGCAGGAAGGCCGGCATCGCCCGATTGACCCCCATAGCTAGCAGGAGCCCGAGCACCTGGTTGAGGAAGGTAGCGCCCACCACGATCTGCAGGCTGTTCCAGTACACCGTACGCAGCCTGCGATCGCCAAGCAGCTGCTGCAGGTTCTCCAGGCCCGCCCACCTGGGCGGCGTGAGCAGGTCGTAGTGGGCAAAGACTAGCGCGAAAGACGCCAGGATGGGGATCACGAGGAAGATAGCCAGCGCCGCGATGGCGGGTGCAATCAGCACGTAGGCCGAGCCCCACTCCTGGGCCCTTGCGCGGCCAACTCCAAACAGGGACAGCTTCCTGACACCCATCGCATCCAGCTGTCGTGCGCGCACTTGGCTCCTCCTAATCACCTTGCGGCCACCCTACTGCGCCCGCGCTTCCTGGCATGGGCAGGTCCGCGTCGTGCTGGCTGCGAACACTCTCCAGCTGCGCGATTCCTCCTTCAGCTTGTCCATCTCAGCCTGCAGCTCCTGGTGTGCCAGCTTAACCGCCTCCTGCACGGTCTTCTGACCGTTCCAAATGGTGGAGTAGTGGCGGTCCAGGATCGGCTCGATGATGTTGAAGTTAGGCGGCGATGGCACGGTCCTGGCGTAGTCGAGCGACTCGTAGAAGATCTCGGTGTTCTCCGGTCCGTACTCCCTGAAGGCCGGCTCCTCCGCGACCGACCGCAGCGCCGGGATGTTGCCCCCCAGCTCCACCATGGCGCGAGAGGCCGTCTTCCCGGAGAGCACCTTCACCGCCTTCCAGGCCTCGTTGGGGTGCTGGCTCATAGTGGCGATGCCCCAGCCGTCCGTCCCCACAACCGTCTTGTAGGGGCCAGACTTATGGGGTTGATACTGGAGGTCGTAGGAGGTGAACTTCTCGGCCAGGGAGGCGCCTATGCACCAGCGGCCGCAGGTGCGCATCACTAGGTGGCCAGCATGGAACTGCGCATTCTCATCCCAGCCGGCTGGGTTCGGCGCCACCCTGTGCTTGCGGATGAGGTCGACGAGGAACTGCAGGGTCTCGGCGACCTTGGGGTCGAGCATGTTGGAGTCTTGCCAATCGTCCGTGAGCGAGGAGGTGTCGTTGTTGAAGTACCAAGCGCACATCCCGAACATGCCCGCTCCCCAGAAGGAGTACGCATAGCGATCCTTGGCGGTGCCGCGGACATTGGCCACCTGCTTGCATACCCCGAGGAAGTCGTTCCAAGTCCAGTCCGGGCTGGGCGGCTTGAGCCCCTCCTCTTGAAAGATCTTCGTGTTGTAGTAGATCACCATGTTGTTCCAAGAGAACGGGAACTCCATCTGCTTGCCTTCGTACTGCATCATCTCCCGGAGGGTCTTGTGGATGTCGTTGTGCAAGGTGTCATAGGCCTCCGAATCCGCCTGGATGAACTCGTCCAGCGGCCGCAGGACACGCTTGGAGCTCAGGAGGGCGAGCCCCTCTATGGCGATCATGATGACGTCGAGCTGTTCCCCCCCAGCGATCTGCGTGATGATCTTGTCCGCGTAGGCCGACCACCCACCCTGGATGGAGGTCTGCGTCACCTTCAGCCTGATGTCCGGGTATCGCTCCTGCGCCTCCTTGAGGGCCGTCTTCCAAGTGTTGATCGGCATCTGTGAGGTGGCGATGATGGTGATCGCCCCCTCCTTGGGAGGTTGCTCCACCACCGCCTGTGTGGGGCTGGCCCCCGGCGTGCCCTGCGCTGAGCCCGGCCCCATCTGCCGTCCACCACACGCCGCGAGGGCGAGGCTGGCTGCCGCTCCGGCTGCGAGCCTCAGCATCTGTCTACGGCTCATCACCGCCCCATTTTGGAAAAGTCCCTCGTCCTGCATCTGTCTCCTCCTGCACCAGCTGCTGTTAGTACGCATGGAACGCTCGTAAGCTGATGATATTACGCATTTCAAATAAAGTCAATAGTAATTTCAAATAAATTTCATACAAATTAGCCTAATATTCAGTTAAAACAGTTTGAATTTAGGCTTTGATCCTTGTATAGTTGTACGCAGCAGGAATGAATCGCGTGGGGGGAGAGGGTTGAAGAAGTCTGCGACTTTGAGAGACGTAGCCGAGGCGGCCAACGTGTCCATGGGCACGGCCTCGCTGGTGCTGAACGGGAAGAGGGGCGTAGCCGCTGCTACCCGGGAGCGGGTGCTGGAGGCGGCACGCAGGCTCGGCTACCGGGCCTCCCCTCGCCGCAGCTTGCGCACCCCCCACGACATAGTGGTACTGGTTGAGCGTACCCCCCTCAGCCCGAGCTCAGATCCGTTCAACAAACCTATACTGCAGGGCATGGAGACCGTCGCGCGGGGCAGGGGGTATCGACTCATACTGGAGTTCGTCGAGCAGGGCGAGCCGCCCAGCCTGGATCGCTGGACGCAGGATGGTGTAACCGGGCTAGTGATACTAGGAGGTGGGGATCTGGACGAGGACTGGATCCGGGCCGCGCTGGCGACGGGTCTGCCCCTCGTGATGGTAGATCACTACGTGCCTGGCTTGGAGGTGCCCACGGTCGTGCCCGACAACTTCGGAGGCGCCTACGCCATGACCAAGCACCTCTTGGAGCAGGGCCACAGACGCATCGGGTTCGTCCGTGGCCCATCCAAGTACTGGACGCTGGGAGAGCGGTTGGCTGGCTACCTGCTCGCCATGCAGCAGGCTGGCCTGGCGCCACCCCCCGAGCTCATCCCCCCCAGGGTGTCGCACGGCGAGGAGAAAGGGTACGGAGAGACGCTGATGCTGCTGGACCTTGAGGAGCCGCCGACCGCGATCTTCGCCGTCAGCGATAAGACGGCTATAGGGGTTTACCGAGCCTTGAATGAGCGTGGCATATCCGTGCCCGGGCAGATCTCGGTGGTGGGCTTCGACGATATCGAGCTGGCTAGGACGGTCAGCCCACCCCTAACCACCGTCAGAGTGCCCTGCGAGGAGATGGGCAGGGTCGCCCTTGAGCGCCTGCTGGCGCTGATCG from Thermobaculum terrenum ATCC BAA-798 includes:
- a CDS encoding GTP-binding protein, which produces MSGRVVLVGGFLGAGKTTLLLRAARQLERRGLKVGVVTNDQGTQLVDTALARGASVPVMEVTGGCFCCRFDELLNALHAELTLGCQVVLAEPVGSCTDLLATVVRPLLRMHPGLEVAPLSVLIDPTKDSSKLPEHIRYLYQQQLEEAELLVINKVDLLSYRAPEVLREVRAAHPASRCVPISALTGESVDAWLELVLGGTTAADRDLALDYDRYAAAEAALGWLNCSGSLSADGPYKLKGWAERVLTSIGQAAQKRGAPVGHLKLYLQVAEAQYRASLLDALPEVQWDSSPGAHEVAASRFVLNARVGLEPDLLAKIAQQTLAAASAASGAKLVVEAVECFAPSPPRPTYRLDVAGRSVLPIYRSTKPTEG
- a CDS encoding ABC transporter permease subunit produces the protein MRARQLDAMGVRKLSLFGVGRARAQEWGSAYVLIAPAIAALAIFLVIPILASFALVFAHYDLLTPPRWAGLENLQQLLGDRRLRTVYWNSLQIVVGATFLNQVLGLLLAMGVNRAMPAFLRYLLRTALFFPVLTTTASLALVWRFILSQDRGVLNYILQQLGLAPLPWLTDPHLALVSVILYDVWKSCGYLMVLYLAGLQGIPDELYEAAKVDGANRLQLVRHITLPLITPTAFFATVISIVFLLRQHFMTLPQELMDAAKIDGASFFRIFFQIMLPLVGPALSALGIFTFLGSWNNFFGPLIFLRSWDKFTLPIAIVTLQGYMGMGNRAHVLAGIMLSILPILVVFLLAQRFIIRGIAFSGMKG
- a CDS encoding ABC transporter substrate-binding protein, which encodes MQDEGLFQNGAVMSRRQMLRLAAGAAASLALAACGGRQMGPGSAQGTPGASPTQAVVEQPPKEGAITIIATSQMPINTWKTALKEAQERYPDIRLKVTQTSIQGGWSAYADKIITQIAGGEQLDVIMIAIEGLALLSSKRVLRPLDEFIQADSEAYDTLHNDIHKTLREMMQYEGKQMEFPFSWNNMVIYYNTKIFQEEGLKPPSPDWTWNDFLGVCKQVANVRGTAKDRYAYSFWGAGMFGMCAWYFNNDTSSLTDDWQDSNMLDPKVAETLQFLVDLIRKHRVAPNPAGWDENAQFHAGHLVMRTCGRWCIGASLAEKFTSYDLQYQPHKSGPYKTVVGTDGWGIATMSQHPNEAWKAVKVLSGKTASRAMVELGGNIPALRSVAEEPAFREYGPENTEIFYESLDYARTVPSPPNFNIIEPILDRHYSTIWNGQKTVQEAVKLAHQELQAEMDKLKEESRSWRVFAASTTRTCPCQEARAQ
- a CDS encoding LacI family DNA-binding transcriptional regulator, whose amino-acid sequence is MKKSATLRDVAEAANVSMGTASLVLNGKRGVAAATRERVLEAARRLGYRASPRRSLRTPHDIVVLVERTPLSPSSDPFNKPILQGMETVARGRGYRLILEFVEQGEPPSLDRWTQDGVTGLVILGGGDLDEDWIRAALATGLPLVMVDHYVPGLEVPTVVPDNFGGAYAMTKHLLEQGHRRIGFVRGPSKYWTLGERLAGYLLAMQQAGLAPPPELIPPRVSHGEEKGYGETLMLLDLEEPPTAIFAVSDKTAIGVYRALNERGISVPGQISVVGFDDIELARTVSPPLTTVRVPCEEMGRVALERLLALIESGDWREDNMRWTLPTRVIPRSSVRRLGS